Proteins from one Mesoplodon densirostris isolate mMesDen1 chromosome 1, mMesDen1 primary haplotype, whole genome shotgun sequence genomic window:
- the TUBGCP2 gene encoding gamma-tubulin complex component 2 isoform X3, which translates to MCSSLRKAQPGRAASWLPECTENTQLEATGAAGEHRTKIMSEFRIHHDVNELLSLLRVHGGDGAEVYIDLLQKNRTPYVTTTVSAHSAKVKIAEFSRTPEDFLKKYDELKSKNTRNLDPLVYLLSKLTEDRETLQYLQQNAKERAELAAGAAASSTGSSGAPAAASRISVQELEELRKQLGSVATGPTWQQSLELTRKMLRDKQNKKNLGQRLPVFPSWVYERPMLLGDFLTGSGTSMDAAVPIGTLPLAAQEAAVVEDLLYVLVGVDGRYITAQPLTGRQSRTFLVDPSLDLSIRELVSRVLPAASSYSTVTRFVEEKSSFEYGQVNHALAAAMRTLVKEYLILVTQLEQLQRQGLLSLQKLWFHIQPAMRTVDILASLATSVDKGECVGGSTLSLLHDRSFSYTGDSQAQELCLYLTTAASVPYFEILEKWIYRGIIDDPYSEFMVEERELRKEKIQEDYNDRYWEQRYTVVQRQIPSFLQKMAGKVLSTGKYLNVVRECGHDVTCPVAKEVIYTLKERAYVEQIEKAFNYASKVLLDFLMEEKELVARLRSIKRYFLMDQGDFFVHFMDLTEEELKKPVDDITPTRLEALLELALRMSTANTDPFKDDLKIDLMPHDLITQLLRVLAIETKQEKAMVHADPTELTLSGLEAFSFDYVVKWPLSLIINRKALTRYQMLFRHMFYCKHVERQLCNVWISNKTAKQYSLHSAKWFAGAFTLRQRMLNFVQNIQYYMMFEVLEPTWHVLEKSLRSACNIDDVLGHHTSFLDNCLKDCMLTNPELLRVFSKLMSVCVMFTNCMQRFTQSMKLDSELGHLTLEHGTMRGPPTEAERAEERARKERARKCLAEHVDAPQLASSFEATISKFDKNFSAHLLDLLARLSIYSTSDCEHGMASVISRLDFNGFYTERLERLSAERSQKAAPPVPSPRGPPAPAPRVTVTAQ; encoded by the exons ATGTGTAGCAGTCTTCGCAAAGCCCAGCCTGGGCGGGCAGCGTCCTGGTTACCAGAGTGCACAGAGAACACACAGCTGGAGGCAACTGGAGCTGCAG GAGAACACAGAACCAAAATCATGAGTGAATTTCGGATTCACCACGACGTCAATGAGCTGCTCAGCCTGCTGCGAGTGCACGGAGGGGACGGGGCCGAGGTCTACATCGACCTGCTGCAGAAGAACAGGACCCCGTACGTCACAACCACTGTGTCTGCACACAGTGCCAAA GTTAAAATAGCAGAATTTTCTCGTACTCCTGAGGACTTTCTGAAGAAATATGATGAACTGAAATCTAAGAACACGAGGAACCTTGACCCCCTGGTGTACCTGCTGTCGAAGCTCACAGAGGACCGGGAG ACCCTGCAGTATTTACAGCAGAATGCCAAGGAGAGAGCGGAGCTTGCGGCCGGCGCCGCAGCCAGCAGCACTGGCAGCTCCGGCGCCCCCGCCGCAGCCTCCAGGATCTCCGTGCAGGAGCTGGAGGAGCTGAGGAAGCAGCTGGGCAGCGTGGCCACGGGCCCCACGTGGCAGCAG TCTCTGGAGCTCACGAGAAAGATGCTTCGAGACAAGCAGAACAAAAAAAACTTGGGCCAGCGCCTCCCTGTCTTCCCATCGTGGGTGTACGAGAGGCCCATGCTGCTCGGGGACTTCCTGACAGGCTCAGGCACGAGCATGGACGCGGCTGTGCCCATCG GCACACTGCCCCTGGCTGCCCAGGAGGCGGCCGTCGTGGAGGACCTGCTGTACGTGCTGGTGGGTGTGGATGGCAGGTACATCACCGCCCAGCCCCTCACGGGGAGGCAGAGCCGCACGTTCCTCGTGGACCCCAGCCTCGACCTGTCCATCCGGGAGCTGGTGAGCAGGGTCCTCCCGGCAGCCTCCAGCTACTCCACCGTGACCAG GTTCGTCGAGGAAAAGTCCTCCTTCGAGTACGGGCAGGTGAACCACGCCTTGGCGGCCGCCATGAGAACACTAGTGAAAGAGTACCTGATCCTGGTCACGCAGCTGGAGCAGCTGCAGAGGCAGGGCCTCCTGTCCCTGCAGAAGCTCTGGTTCCACATCCAGCCGGCCATGCGCACCGTGGACATTCTGGCTTCCCTGG CCACCTCGGTGGACAAAGGCGAGTGTGTCGGGGGGTCGACCCTGAGCCTGCTGCACGACCGGAGCTTCAGCTACACGGGCGACAGCCAGGCACAGGAGCTGTGTCTGTACCTCACCACGGCCGCCAGCGTGCCCTACTTCGAGATCCTGGAGAAGTGGATCTACAGGGGCATCATCGACGACCCGTACAG CGAGTTCATGGTGGAGGAGCGTGAGCTGCGCAAGGAGAAGATCCAGGAGGACTACAACGACAGGTACTGGGAGCAGCGCTACACCGTGGTGCAGCGGCAGATCCCGTCCTTCCTGCAGAAGATGGCGGGCAAGGTGCTCAGCACAG GAAAATATCTGAATGTGGTCAGAGAGTGTGGCCATGACGTCACCTGCCCTGTGGCCAAAGAGGTCATCTACACGCTGAAGGAGCGCGCGTACGTGGAGCAGATCGAGAAGGCCTTCAACTACGCCAGCAAGGTGCTGCTGGACTTCCTCATGGAGGAGAAGGAGCTCGTGGCCCGCCTGAG GTCCATCAAGCGCTACTTCCTGATGGACCAGGGCGACTTTTTCGTGCACTTCATGGACCTCACGGAGGAGGAGCTGAAGAAGCCGGTGGACGACATCACGCCCACCCGCCTGGAGGCGCTGCTGGAGCTGGCCCTGCGCATGAGCACCGCCAACACCGACCCCTTCAAAGATGACCTCAAG ATCGACCTGAtgcctcatgacctcatcacccaGCTTCTGCGTGTCCTCGCCATCGAGACCAAGCAGGAGAAGGCGATGGTCCACGCTGACCCCACCGAACTCACGCTGAGCGGCCTGGAGGCCTTCTCCTTCGACTACGTGGTGAAGTGGCCCCTGTCTCTGATCATTAACAG GAAAGCCCTGACCCGCTATCAGATGCTCTTCAGACACATGTTCTACTGCAAGCACGTGGAACGGCAGCTCTGCAATGTTTGGATCAGCAACAAGACTGCCAAGCAGTACTCCCTGCACTCGGCCAAGTG GTTCGCGGGCGCTTTCACCCTGCGGCAGCGGATGCTCAACTTCGTCCAGAACATCCAGTACTACATGATGTTCGAGGTGCTGGAGCCGACCTGGCACGTCCTGGAGAAGAGCCTGAGATCT GCCTGCAACATCGATGACGTGCTGGGACACCACACCAGCTTCCTGGACAACTGCCTGAAGGACTGCATGCTGACCAACCCCGAGCTGCTGCGCGTCTTCTCCAAGCTCATGTCCGTGTGCGTCATGTTCACCAACTGCATGCAG AGATTCACGCAGAGCATGAAACTGGACAGCGAGCTGGGCCACCTGACCCTGGAGCACGGCACGATGCGGGGGCCGCCCACGGAGGCCGAGCGTGCCGAGGAGCGTGCCCGCAAGGAGCGTGCCCGCAAG TGCCTGGCCGAGCACGTGGACGCTCCGCAGCTGGCCTCCAGCTTCGAGGCCACCATCAGTAAGTTCGATAAGAATTTCTCAGCCCACCTGCTCGACCTCCTGGCCCGGCTGAGCATCTACAGCACCAGCGACTGCGAGCACGGCATGGCCAGCGTCATCTCCAG GCTCGACTTCAACGGCTTCTACACAGAGCGGCTGGAGCGCCTGTCTGCAGAGAGGAGCCAGAAGGCGGCCCCCCCAGTGCCCAGCCCGCGGGGGCCCCCAGCTCCAGCGCCCAGGGTCACCGTCACTGCGCAGTGA
- the TUBGCP2 gene encoding gamma-tubulin complex component 2 isoform X1, translating to MCSSLRKAQPGRAASWLPECTENTQLEATGAAGEHRTKIMSEFRIHHDVNELLSLLRVHGGDGAEVYIDLLQKNRTPYVTTTVSAHSAKVKIAEFSRTPEDFLKKYDELKSKNTRNLDPLVYLLSKLTEDRETLQYLQQNAKERAELAAGAAASSTGSSGAPAAASRISVQELEELRKQLGSVATGPTWQQSLELTRKMLRDKQNKKNLGQRLPVFPSWVYERPMLLGDFLTGSGTSMDAAVPIGTLPLAAQEAAVVEDLLYVLVGVDGRYITAQPLTGRQSRTFLVDPSLDLSIRELVSRVLPAASSYSTVTRFVEEKSSFEYGQVNHALAAAMRTLVKEYLILVTQLEQLQRQGLLSLQKLWFHIQPAMRTVDILASLATSVDKGECVGGSTLSLLHDRSFSYTGDSQAQELCLYLTTAASVPYFEILEKWIYRGIIDDPYSEFMVEERELRKEKIQEDYNDRYWEQRYTVVQRQIPSFLQKMAGKVLSTEDVVKDADEQPDEEVRGAGVAGFRAQESLSPWSWGVPGATLLAGKYLNVVRECGHDVTCPVAKEVIYTLKERAYVEQIEKAFNYASKVLLDFLMEEKELVARLRSIKRYFLMDQGDFFVHFMDLTEEELKKPVDDITPTRLEALLELALRMSTANTDPFKDDLKIDLMPHDLITQLLRVLAIETKQEKAMVHADPTELTLSGLEAFSFDYVVKWPLSLIINRKALTRYQMLFRHMFYCKHVERQLCNVWISNKTAKQYSLHSAKWFAGAFTLRQRMLNFVQNIQYYMMFEVLEPTWHVLEKSLRSACNIDDVLGHHTSFLDNCLKDCMLTNPELLRVFSKLMSVCVMFTNCMQRFTQSMKLDSELGHLTLEHGTMRGPPTEAERAEERARKERARKCLAEHVDAPQLASSFEATISKFDKNFSAHLLDLLARLSIYSTSDCEHGMASVISRLDFNGFYTERLERLSAERSQKAAPPVPSPRGPPAPAPRVTVTAQ from the exons ATGTGTAGCAGTCTTCGCAAAGCCCAGCCTGGGCGGGCAGCGTCCTGGTTACCAGAGTGCACAGAGAACACACAGCTGGAGGCAACTGGAGCTGCAG GAGAACACAGAACCAAAATCATGAGTGAATTTCGGATTCACCACGACGTCAATGAGCTGCTCAGCCTGCTGCGAGTGCACGGAGGGGACGGGGCCGAGGTCTACATCGACCTGCTGCAGAAGAACAGGACCCCGTACGTCACAACCACTGTGTCTGCACACAGTGCCAAA GTTAAAATAGCAGAATTTTCTCGTACTCCTGAGGACTTTCTGAAGAAATATGATGAACTGAAATCTAAGAACACGAGGAACCTTGACCCCCTGGTGTACCTGCTGTCGAAGCTCACAGAGGACCGGGAG ACCCTGCAGTATTTACAGCAGAATGCCAAGGAGAGAGCGGAGCTTGCGGCCGGCGCCGCAGCCAGCAGCACTGGCAGCTCCGGCGCCCCCGCCGCAGCCTCCAGGATCTCCGTGCAGGAGCTGGAGGAGCTGAGGAAGCAGCTGGGCAGCGTGGCCACGGGCCCCACGTGGCAGCAG TCTCTGGAGCTCACGAGAAAGATGCTTCGAGACAAGCAGAACAAAAAAAACTTGGGCCAGCGCCTCCCTGTCTTCCCATCGTGGGTGTACGAGAGGCCCATGCTGCTCGGGGACTTCCTGACAGGCTCAGGCACGAGCATGGACGCGGCTGTGCCCATCG GCACACTGCCCCTGGCTGCCCAGGAGGCGGCCGTCGTGGAGGACCTGCTGTACGTGCTGGTGGGTGTGGATGGCAGGTACATCACCGCCCAGCCCCTCACGGGGAGGCAGAGCCGCACGTTCCTCGTGGACCCCAGCCTCGACCTGTCCATCCGGGAGCTGGTGAGCAGGGTCCTCCCGGCAGCCTCCAGCTACTCCACCGTGACCAG GTTCGTCGAGGAAAAGTCCTCCTTCGAGTACGGGCAGGTGAACCACGCCTTGGCGGCCGCCATGAGAACACTAGTGAAAGAGTACCTGATCCTGGTCACGCAGCTGGAGCAGCTGCAGAGGCAGGGCCTCCTGTCCCTGCAGAAGCTCTGGTTCCACATCCAGCCGGCCATGCGCACCGTGGACATTCTGGCTTCCCTGG CCACCTCGGTGGACAAAGGCGAGTGTGTCGGGGGGTCGACCCTGAGCCTGCTGCACGACCGGAGCTTCAGCTACACGGGCGACAGCCAGGCACAGGAGCTGTGTCTGTACCTCACCACGGCCGCCAGCGTGCCCTACTTCGAGATCCTGGAGAAGTGGATCTACAGGGGCATCATCGACGACCCGTACAG CGAGTTCATGGTGGAGGAGCGTGAGCTGCGCAAGGAGAAGATCCAGGAGGACTACAACGACAGGTACTGGGAGCAGCGCTACACCGTGGTGCAGCGGCAGATCCCGTCCTTCCTGCAGAAGATGGCGGGCAAGGTGCTCAGCACAG AGGATGTTGTAAAGGATGCAGATGAACAGCCCGATGAGGAGGTCCGTGGGGCAGGTGTGGCAGGGTTCCGAGCACAGGAGAGCCTGTCCCCGTGGAGCTGGGGTGTGCCGGGCGCCACCCTCCTGGCAG GAAAATATCTGAATGTGGTCAGAGAGTGTGGCCATGACGTCACCTGCCCTGTGGCCAAAGAGGTCATCTACACGCTGAAGGAGCGCGCGTACGTGGAGCAGATCGAGAAGGCCTTCAACTACGCCAGCAAGGTGCTGCTGGACTTCCTCATGGAGGAGAAGGAGCTCGTGGCCCGCCTGAG GTCCATCAAGCGCTACTTCCTGATGGACCAGGGCGACTTTTTCGTGCACTTCATGGACCTCACGGAGGAGGAGCTGAAGAAGCCGGTGGACGACATCACGCCCACCCGCCTGGAGGCGCTGCTGGAGCTGGCCCTGCGCATGAGCACCGCCAACACCGACCCCTTCAAAGATGACCTCAAG ATCGACCTGAtgcctcatgacctcatcacccaGCTTCTGCGTGTCCTCGCCATCGAGACCAAGCAGGAGAAGGCGATGGTCCACGCTGACCCCACCGAACTCACGCTGAGCGGCCTGGAGGCCTTCTCCTTCGACTACGTGGTGAAGTGGCCCCTGTCTCTGATCATTAACAG GAAAGCCCTGACCCGCTATCAGATGCTCTTCAGACACATGTTCTACTGCAAGCACGTGGAACGGCAGCTCTGCAATGTTTGGATCAGCAACAAGACTGCCAAGCAGTACTCCCTGCACTCGGCCAAGTG GTTCGCGGGCGCTTTCACCCTGCGGCAGCGGATGCTCAACTTCGTCCAGAACATCCAGTACTACATGATGTTCGAGGTGCTGGAGCCGACCTGGCACGTCCTGGAGAAGAGCCTGAGATCT GCCTGCAACATCGATGACGTGCTGGGACACCACACCAGCTTCCTGGACAACTGCCTGAAGGACTGCATGCTGACCAACCCCGAGCTGCTGCGCGTCTTCTCCAAGCTCATGTCCGTGTGCGTCATGTTCACCAACTGCATGCAG AGATTCACGCAGAGCATGAAACTGGACAGCGAGCTGGGCCACCTGACCCTGGAGCACGGCACGATGCGGGGGCCGCCCACGGAGGCCGAGCGTGCCGAGGAGCGTGCCCGCAAGGAGCGTGCCCGCAAG TGCCTGGCCGAGCACGTGGACGCTCCGCAGCTGGCCTCCAGCTTCGAGGCCACCATCAGTAAGTTCGATAAGAATTTCTCAGCCCACCTGCTCGACCTCCTGGCCCGGCTGAGCATCTACAGCACCAGCGACTGCGAGCACGGCATGGCCAGCGTCATCTCCAG GCTCGACTTCAACGGCTTCTACACAGAGCGGCTGGAGCGCCTGTCTGCAGAGAGGAGCCAGAAGGCGGCCCCCCCAGTGCCCAGCCCGCGGGGGCCCCCAGCTCCAGCGCCCAGGGTCACCGTCACTGCGCAGTGA
- the TUBGCP2 gene encoding gamma-tubulin complex component 2 isoform X2: MSEFRIHHDVNELLSLLRVHGGDGAEVYIDLLQKNRTPYVTTTVSAHSAKVKIAEFSRTPEDFLKKYDELKSKNTRNLDPLVYLLSKLTEDRETLQYLQQNAKERAELAAGAAASSTGSSGAPAAASRISVQELEELRKQLGSVATGPTWQQSLELTRKMLRDKQNKKNLGQRLPVFPSWVYERPMLLGDFLTGSGTSMDAAVPIGTLPLAAQEAAVVEDLLYVLVGVDGRYITAQPLTGRQSRTFLVDPSLDLSIRELVSRVLPAASSYSTVTRFVEEKSSFEYGQVNHALAAAMRTLVKEYLILVTQLEQLQRQGLLSLQKLWFHIQPAMRTVDILASLATSVDKGECVGGSTLSLLHDRSFSYTGDSQAQELCLYLTTAASVPYFEILEKWIYRGIIDDPYSEFMVEERELRKEKIQEDYNDRYWEQRYTVVQRQIPSFLQKMAGKVLSTEDVVKDADEQPDEEVRGAGVAGFRAQESLSPWSWGVPGATLLAGKYLNVVRECGHDVTCPVAKEVIYTLKERAYVEQIEKAFNYASKVLLDFLMEEKELVARLRSIKRYFLMDQGDFFVHFMDLTEEELKKPVDDITPTRLEALLELALRMSTANTDPFKDDLKIDLMPHDLITQLLRVLAIETKQEKAMVHADPTELTLSGLEAFSFDYVVKWPLSLIINRKALTRYQMLFRHMFYCKHVERQLCNVWISNKTAKQYSLHSAKWFAGAFTLRQRMLNFVQNIQYYMMFEVLEPTWHVLEKSLRSACNIDDVLGHHTSFLDNCLKDCMLTNPELLRVFSKLMSVCVMFTNCMQRFTQSMKLDSELGHLTLEHGTMRGPPTEAERAEERARKERARKCLAEHVDAPQLASSFEATISKFDKNFSAHLLDLLARLSIYSTSDCEHGMASVISRLDFNGFYTERLERLSAERSQKAAPPVPSPRGPPAPAPRVTVTAQ; the protein is encoded by the exons ATGAGTGAATTTCGGATTCACCACGACGTCAATGAGCTGCTCAGCCTGCTGCGAGTGCACGGAGGGGACGGGGCCGAGGTCTACATCGACCTGCTGCAGAAGAACAGGACCCCGTACGTCACAACCACTGTGTCTGCACACAGTGCCAAA GTTAAAATAGCAGAATTTTCTCGTACTCCTGAGGACTTTCTGAAGAAATATGATGAACTGAAATCTAAGAACACGAGGAACCTTGACCCCCTGGTGTACCTGCTGTCGAAGCTCACAGAGGACCGGGAG ACCCTGCAGTATTTACAGCAGAATGCCAAGGAGAGAGCGGAGCTTGCGGCCGGCGCCGCAGCCAGCAGCACTGGCAGCTCCGGCGCCCCCGCCGCAGCCTCCAGGATCTCCGTGCAGGAGCTGGAGGAGCTGAGGAAGCAGCTGGGCAGCGTGGCCACGGGCCCCACGTGGCAGCAG TCTCTGGAGCTCACGAGAAAGATGCTTCGAGACAAGCAGAACAAAAAAAACTTGGGCCAGCGCCTCCCTGTCTTCCCATCGTGGGTGTACGAGAGGCCCATGCTGCTCGGGGACTTCCTGACAGGCTCAGGCACGAGCATGGACGCGGCTGTGCCCATCG GCACACTGCCCCTGGCTGCCCAGGAGGCGGCCGTCGTGGAGGACCTGCTGTACGTGCTGGTGGGTGTGGATGGCAGGTACATCACCGCCCAGCCCCTCACGGGGAGGCAGAGCCGCACGTTCCTCGTGGACCCCAGCCTCGACCTGTCCATCCGGGAGCTGGTGAGCAGGGTCCTCCCGGCAGCCTCCAGCTACTCCACCGTGACCAG GTTCGTCGAGGAAAAGTCCTCCTTCGAGTACGGGCAGGTGAACCACGCCTTGGCGGCCGCCATGAGAACACTAGTGAAAGAGTACCTGATCCTGGTCACGCAGCTGGAGCAGCTGCAGAGGCAGGGCCTCCTGTCCCTGCAGAAGCTCTGGTTCCACATCCAGCCGGCCATGCGCACCGTGGACATTCTGGCTTCCCTGG CCACCTCGGTGGACAAAGGCGAGTGTGTCGGGGGGTCGACCCTGAGCCTGCTGCACGACCGGAGCTTCAGCTACACGGGCGACAGCCAGGCACAGGAGCTGTGTCTGTACCTCACCACGGCCGCCAGCGTGCCCTACTTCGAGATCCTGGAGAAGTGGATCTACAGGGGCATCATCGACGACCCGTACAG CGAGTTCATGGTGGAGGAGCGTGAGCTGCGCAAGGAGAAGATCCAGGAGGACTACAACGACAGGTACTGGGAGCAGCGCTACACCGTGGTGCAGCGGCAGATCCCGTCCTTCCTGCAGAAGATGGCGGGCAAGGTGCTCAGCACAG AGGATGTTGTAAAGGATGCAGATGAACAGCCCGATGAGGAGGTCCGTGGGGCAGGTGTGGCAGGGTTCCGAGCACAGGAGAGCCTGTCCCCGTGGAGCTGGGGTGTGCCGGGCGCCACCCTCCTGGCAG GAAAATATCTGAATGTGGTCAGAGAGTGTGGCCATGACGTCACCTGCCCTGTGGCCAAAGAGGTCATCTACACGCTGAAGGAGCGCGCGTACGTGGAGCAGATCGAGAAGGCCTTCAACTACGCCAGCAAGGTGCTGCTGGACTTCCTCATGGAGGAGAAGGAGCTCGTGGCCCGCCTGAG GTCCATCAAGCGCTACTTCCTGATGGACCAGGGCGACTTTTTCGTGCACTTCATGGACCTCACGGAGGAGGAGCTGAAGAAGCCGGTGGACGACATCACGCCCACCCGCCTGGAGGCGCTGCTGGAGCTGGCCCTGCGCATGAGCACCGCCAACACCGACCCCTTCAAAGATGACCTCAAG ATCGACCTGAtgcctcatgacctcatcacccaGCTTCTGCGTGTCCTCGCCATCGAGACCAAGCAGGAGAAGGCGATGGTCCACGCTGACCCCACCGAACTCACGCTGAGCGGCCTGGAGGCCTTCTCCTTCGACTACGTGGTGAAGTGGCCCCTGTCTCTGATCATTAACAG GAAAGCCCTGACCCGCTATCAGATGCTCTTCAGACACATGTTCTACTGCAAGCACGTGGAACGGCAGCTCTGCAATGTTTGGATCAGCAACAAGACTGCCAAGCAGTACTCCCTGCACTCGGCCAAGTG GTTCGCGGGCGCTTTCACCCTGCGGCAGCGGATGCTCAACTTCGTCCAGAACATCCAGTACTACATGATGTTCGAGGTGCTGGAGCCGACCTGGCACGTCCTGGAGAAGAGCCTGAGATCT GCCTGCAACATCGATGACGTGCTGGGACACCACACCAGCTTCCTGGACAACTGCCTGAAGGACTGCATGCTGACCAACCCCGAGCTGCTGCGCGTCTTCTCCAAGCTCATGTCCGTGTGCGTCATGTTCACCAACTGCATGCAG AGATTCACGCAGAGCATGAAACTGGACAGCGAGCTGGGCCACCTGACCCTGGAGCACGGCACGATGCGGGGGCCGCCCACGGAGGCCGAGCGTGCCGAGGAGCGTGCCCGCAAGGAGCGTGCCCGCAAG TGCCTGGCCGAGCACGTGGACGCTCCGCAGCTGGCCTCCAGCTTCGAGGCCACCATCAGTAAGTTCGATAAGAATTTCTCAGCCCACCTGCTCGACCTCCTGGCCCGGCTGAGCATCTACAGCACCAGCGACTGCGAGCACGGCATGGCCAGCGTCATCTCCAG GCTCGACTTCAACGGCTTCTACACAGAGCGGCTGGAGCGCCTGTCTGCAGAGAGGAGCCAGAAGGCGGCCCCCCCAGTGCCCAGCCCGCGGGGGCCCCCAGCTCCAGCGCCCAGGGTCACCGTCACTGCGCAGTGA